In Physeter macrocephalus isolate SW-GA chromosome 2, ASM283717v5, whole genome shotgun sequence, a single window of DNA contains:
- the OR2B11 gene encoding LOW QUALITY PROTEIN: olfactory receptor 2B11 (The sequence of the model RefSeq protein was modified relative to this genomic sequence to represent the inferred CDS: inserted 3 bases in 2 codons; substituted 5 bases at 5 genomic stop codons) — MRSDNQSFFGGPPKDFILLGVSDRPCLELPLFVFLLVSYVLSMLGNISIILVSRLDPQLHSPMXIFLSHLSFLDLWYTTTKVPQMLVNMGSSSKTISYSGCTVQYAIXSTSWDALAAMALDHYMAICEPLXYTIIMHCSLCQHLVVVAXLSVFGNSLVXVVLRVQLPFCGQNVLNNSFCEVPAMIKLACADTAVNDTTLAVLVAFLVLVPLALILLSYGFIAHAVLRIQSSKGCHXAVGTCSSYLVVVSLIYLPAIYLYLQPPSSYPQEQGKFISFFYSXITPTLNPFIYTLRNKDVEGALRRLLAKGVPSTWWRRNQQDFCECSISRNTDRLD, encoded by the exons ATGAGAAGTGACAACCAAAGCTTTTTTGGGGGCCCCCCTAAGGATTTCATCCTTCTGGGTGTTTCTGATAGGCCATGTCTGGAACTTCCTCTCTTTGTGTTCCTCCTGGTGTCCTATGTTCTGTCCATGTTggggaacatttccatcatcctgGTGTCCCGGCTGGATCCCCAGCTCCACAGTCCCATGTAAATCTTCCTCAGCCACCTCTCCTTCCTGGACCTCTGGTATACCACCACCAAGGTCCCTCAGATGCTGGTCAACATGGGCAGCTCCAGCAAGACCATCAGCTACAGTGGCTGCACTGTACAGTATGCAAT TTCCACTAGTTGGGATGCACTAGCAGCCATGGCCCTGGACCACTACATGGCCATCTGTGAGCCCCTCTGATACACCATTATCATGCACTGCTCTCTCTGCCAGCACCTTGTGGTTGTGGCCTAGCTCAGTGTCTTTGGCAACTCCCTCGTTTAGGTAGTCCTGAGAGTACAGTTGCCTTTCTGTGGGCAAAATGTGCTAAACAATTCCTTCTGTGAGGTGCCAGCCATGATCAAGCTAGCGTGTGCTGACACAGCTGTGAATGACACCACACTGGCTGTGCTGGTGGCCTTCCTTGTTCTGGTCCCTCTAGCTCTCATCCTTCTCTCCTACGGCTTCATTGCTCATGCAGTGCTCAGGATCCAGTCCTCCAAGGGATGTCACTAGGCAGTTGGGACCTGTTCCTCCTACTTGGTGGTGGTCTCCCTCATCTACCTACCTGCCATCTACTTATACCTGCAACCTCCTTCCAGCTACCCCCAAGAGCAGGGCAAATTTATCTCCTTCTTCTATT AAATCACACCCACCCTCAATCCCTTCATCTATACCCTGAGGAACAAGGATGTGGAGGGTGCTCTTAGAAGACTCCTGGCAAAGGGGGTACCATCAacatggtggagga GAAACCAACAAGATTTTTGTGAATGTTCTATCAGCAGAAATACTGACAGATTGGACTAA